TCTTTGAACTCTCCCTGGTTCTCACGGCAGCCAAGATCGGCGGCCTGGGAGCGCGGGCTGTTCGGCTTCCAGCCGTCCTCGGGGAGCTTATGGCAGGCGTGGTCCTGGGAAACCTGTCTCTCCTTGGAATAGGTTTTCTTGGAGAGATCCGGCACGATCCCAGTCTGGCCACTCTGGCGGAACTCGGGGTTATTCTGCTGATGTTCGAGGTCGGGGTGGAGAGCACGGTTCCGGATTTGATGCGGGTGGGAAGGAGCGCTCTGCTCGTGGCTCTGGTGGGTGTCGTCGCTCCATTTCTGCTCGGTTTCGGCACCGTGAGGTTCTTCTTCTCCGATTTTTCGCTCTGGGTGGACGTGTTCCTGGGGGCCACCCTCTGCGCCACGAGTGTGGGAATCAGTGCCCGGGTCCTTAAGGATCTCGGGAGGGTCAAGACGCCGGAGGGGCGAACAATACTGGGAGCAGCCGTCGTGGACGACGTCCTTGGCCTGGTCATCTTAGCCGTGGTGGTGGCCCTGATCGGTTCCTCGGGTTCGTCCGGCCCGGCCGGGGCACCTGCAATCTGGCAGAAGATAGCGACCATCGTGCTGAAGGCCTTCGGATTCCTCGTGGTGGGGACGCTCCTGGGAGTTGTTTTCAGCAAGGGGCTTTACCGTTGGGCCGCTGGGCTCCAGGTCAGGGGGATGCTCCTCACCCTGTCGCTGACCCTGTGTTTCGCCTTTGCCTTCCTTGCGCATGAGTTCGGGCTTGCCCCCATCGTCGGAGCTTTTTCCGCCGGACTCATCCTGGAACCGGAACACTCCCGTTTTTTCGCCCACCAGGAGGAAAGCCTGGAGCATCTGCTCATCCCTTTGTCCACCCTCTTTGTGCCGATTTTTTTCCTCCACATGGGCATGCAGGTAGACGTAGCGGCCCTCTTCTCCCTGAGAGCCGTGGTTGTGGGACTCGTGCTCTCAGCAGCCGCTGTTGCAGGGAAGATGGCCTGCGCGGCCGGGGTCCTGTCACCCGAGGAGAACATAGACCGGTGGACCGTCGCTCTCGGCATGGTTCCACGGGGGGAGGTGGGGTTGATCTTTGCCGGCCTCGGAGCGGGACTCAAGGTCGGGGGCGTTCCCCTCTTGGACGCCACCCTCTATGCCGCCATCATCGTCATGGTCTTTATCACAACGGCCATTACGCCTCCTCTTCTTACCAGGAGGCTCGGCAGGATGGAGGAGGCCCGTTTCGACACCCGGTGAAACTGTCGCATGGATAGGATCTTGGTCTTACATCCCTCTTGGATAGATTCAATAAGTACCGTGAATCGACTTCCAGAAGGGCATCTGATCGGAGTGGATTTCATCGACGAGTCTATCCACGCCCGACACGTCTTTCTTTTCTATGCATTCATATACCTGCTTATGGAGCTTATGAGTGAGTTTGCTCCTCTCCTCGTCATTATGCACGTCTTCAATGGTTGGCCTGTACAGATCCAGGATCAACTCGCCTATCTTCTTGACCAGGTTGTTATGGGTAGCTGCCAGGATCGATAGATGGAAGTGCAGGTCGGCCTGGACGAATCTCTCAACATTACGATTCTTGGCGGCAATCAATTTCTCCGTCTCTGACAGAATCTGCCTTATAGTCGACAAGTCGTTCTCTGTCCTTTTTTCCGCCGCCAGCTTTATTTGGAGCTTCTCAAAAGAAACCCTCAGTTCCCATAATTCGTGTGGAGTACCTCGCCTGGAGATGAGATGAAAAACCAGGGGATTTATGGCCGATGGCTTTAGAGTATCGCACAGGTATGTTCCGTCACCCCTTTTCACTTCCAGCACACCCAGAGCCGCCAATATCTTGATAGCTTCTCGAACCGGAGTCCTGCTCGTACCCAGCTTCTGTGCCAAGTCCACCTCGGCCGGAAGCTTGTCACCAGGACGCAGTTCCCCACTGATGATGAGGTCTTTGAATTTTTCAACAATCATCTCGACTCGAGTCTTGCTGTCAAAAGGTTCGATTCTCATCTCTGGCACCTAGGCATGGACGAAGACGTTTCTTCTTCTGCAAGTATCTAAACATACATGACTCTTATAAAATCTGTCAAGATATTTCACGACGAGCCGTTTGAGCTGTCGTCTTAATGTAAGGGCTTTTGCCTCGGCCAGCCGATCTCCTGAACCGGGTTTGGCCGTGGGTGGATCGGGTCCCTGTCAGCCAAATACCAGAGACGGCAGGTATTCTGCCAGTGGGGGAAAAAACGTGAGCAAGAACAAGATCACGACCATGACCAGGAAGAAGGGGATGCTTTCACGCATCGCGGGCCACAGGCCGCATCTTGCGATTTTTGCCGAAATCATCAAACACAAACAGACCGGAGGTGTCAGCAACCCCATCATCAAATTGAAAACAAGGATCACACCGAAGTGAAGAGGAGAAATCCCCAGGCTTTGTGCCAGGGGCAACAGTATCGGGACCAAAATGATGGTGGCGGGAGTAGAATCGATAAACATACCGGCTATCAAAACGATTATGTTTATCAGGACAAGCAATACTATCCTATTACTGGTAATTGAAGTGATAAATGCCGAAAAAGCTTCGGGAATGTGTTCAATTGTGAGAGAAAAAGCGAAGATGTTACTCAGGCCGACGATTATCATTATCACCGCGCTGTCTATGCTTACTCTCACAAAAATATCCAATAAACGGGAAAGCCTTATTTCCCTGTAGACAAAGAAACCCACAACAAAGGCATATACGGCAGTTACTGCGGCCAGTTCTGTTACGGTAAAGACACCTCCGATTATTCCCCCAACAAGAATAATCGGCATTATCAGTGCCCAGATCCCATTTTTCAGGGTCTCGAAAACTTCTGAAAAAGAGAATTCGTGATACTTGTGGTACTTTCGAATCCTCGATATAACATATGCGATTGCGATGAGACTCAGACCCAGGATGAGGCCCGGAATAGCTCCTCCAAGGAAGAGGCCGAAAATGGATACCCTTGCCACGACGCCATAGATTATTAGTGGAATGCTCGGTGGGATTATTGGCCCACAAATCGATGATGAAGCGGTTACCGCAGCGCTGAAAGGCGGTTCATACCCCTCGTCGTTCATGGCTGGAATAAGCACGGCGCCGACAGAGCTGGTATCGGCGACGGCAGATCCCGAAACGCCGGCAAAGAACATGCTCACCCCGATATTCGTGATCGCCAGGCTCCCCCTTATCCATCCGAACATGGCGTTGAAAATCGCGATGATGCGGGGGGTCAATCCCCCTTCGGTCATCAGAGAGGCGGCGAGTAGGAAAAAGGGAATGGCCAGCAGGGGAAAAGAGTCTATGCCGTTGTAAATCTTCTGTGGGGCTACGATCAGGGAATAGCTGCCCTTGAGGATGAGCTGGAGCAGCGAACATATTCCGAGGGCAAATCCGATAGGGGTGTTGACTATCAGTAAGAAGGCCAAGAACAGGCCAAGTATCAAGAACGCCATATCAGCCTTTCACGATTCAGTGAGAAGGTTCATCATTGCTTCAAGAGTATACAGCAACATGAGACCGAATCCGACTGGTACGGAAAGATACAGAAACGAAACAGGGATGCGAGTTCCGGAGCTGATCTGGGTTTTGGTAACAACGACCAGCTTGAGCCCATAGATGATGACGATGACCATGAAGATCACTAGTATTCCTGAAATGAATATGCCCAGAACCCGTTGCCATTGTACTGGGAATTTCTTGACAAACACATCGATCGACATATGTTCTATGTTTCTCGAAGCGATACCGCTTCCAATCAAGCACATCCAAACAAAGAAGATTCTCGACAGTTCTTCGGACCATGTCAAGGGAGAATCGAAGACGTATCTAAATATCACTTGAAAGAATATACAGGTAACTGTTCCTGCCAGAAGGAGAGCGACTGCATACTTTGATCCCAGATAGAGATTTTCTGAAAATGACTTGTAGTATCTCAACAACCTCATCTTGTCTCCATTTTCATTCCGGGCCGGAGATCGAAGTCTCATGACCGGCGGTCGCACATTCAATGGTTGCGGACCGCGAGAAAAAAAAGAGCGCTGATTCACATAAATTCATAACGGCTGTGTCTTGGGCTTTGTTTCCTGAGAAGTTCGTACCCCCGAGTCGTACACGAAGGAGCCCGGGGGCACACGACAAGAATCGATTCCGTCTAGGTTCCCATGTATTGTCGAATCTTCTCGACCCATTCCTGGAGTTCAGGATTATATCGCGCGTTCTTGGCTTTTTCCATGAAAGCCTTCCGGTCAGGCACGATTATCTTACAGCCCTGCCTCTTGAACTTCTCTATATACTCCGCATTGGAAAGCAGGATCGAGAGTTCATGCCAGTGTCCGGCCTCGGCTGCGGCCTCTTTCAACCCCTTTTGCACGTCTGCCGGGAGGCTGCTGAAATACTTGGCGTCATATATCCAGCCCAGCGGCTCAACCGTATCATCCGTCAAGACGATGTACTTGCAGACCTCACCGAATCCCGAGTCATAGGAGGTGGAAAGTGTGTTGTTCTGTCCGTCGATTACCCCCTGTTGCAGCGCCGAGAAGACTTCGACAAACGCCATAGGCGTTACGTTGGCCCCCATTGCTTTCCAGGAGCTTATGAAGGTCGGCATGTTCGGGACCCGGAGTTTTATCGCTTTCAGATCCTCTGGAGTCCTGACGGGCTTTCGAGTGGTCAGGACCTTGAAGCCGGGCCAATGGACCCCTATGAAAACGAACCCGCTCTCCTTGGCCAGCTGATCCAGAAATTCCCGTGCAAGGGGACTCCTCCAAAACTTGCGGAAATCGTTCAAATCCCTGTAAAGGTAAGGAACCGCCTCTATGCCCCCCAGAGGTGACCATGGTTCCAGGGTCCCGATGCTTTCGGCCACACATTCGAGAGATCCGGTCTTCACCATTTCAAACATTTCCTTGTAGCCGCCGAGCGTTCCGCCTCCAAAGATCTCGAATTCGACCTTATCTCCCAGTCTCTGTTTTGCAAGGATAGTGTAAAGTTTGGTCAACCTTGCACGGAGGCTGCCCGGTTGATTCACATGGCCTATCCGGATCTTGATCGGTTTTGCAAATGAATCCGGCGTGTCTACCGAAAGCGCGAAGGTCGTGGCAAATGCAAAGGCAACAGCGACTATCAAGATT
The nucleotide sequence above comes from Deltaproteobacteria bacterium. Encoded proteins:
- a CDS encoding cation:proton antiporter gives rise to the protein MVLLFELSLVLTAAKIGGLGARAVRLPAVLGELMAGVVLGNLSLLGIGFLGEIRHDPSLATLAELGVILLMFEVGVESTVPDLMRVGRSALLVALVGVVAPFLLGFGTVRFFFSDFSLWVDVFLGATLCATSVGISARVLKDLGRVKTPEGRTILGAAVVDDVLGLVILAVVVALIGSSGSSGPAGAPAIWQKIATIVLKAFGFLVVGTLLGVVFSKGLYRWAAGLQVRGMLLTLSLTLCFAFAFLAHEFGLAPIVGAFSAGLILEPEHSRFFAHQEESLEHLLIPLSTLFVPIFFLHMGMQVDVAALFSLRAVVVGLVLSAAAVAGKMACAAGVLSPEENIDRWTVALGMVPRGEVGLIFAGLGAGLKVGGVPLLDATLYAAIIVMVFITTAITPPLLTRRLGRMEEARFDTR
- a CDS encoding FadR family transcriptional regulator → MRIEPFDSKTRVEMIVEKFKDLIISGELRPGDKLPAEVDLAQKLGTSRTPVREAIKILAALGVLEVKRGDGTYLCDTLKPSAINPLVFHLISRRGTPHELWELRVSFEKLQIKLAAEKRTENDLSTIRQILSETEKLIAAKNRNVERFVQADLHFHLSILAATHNNLVKKIGELILDLYRPTIEDVHNDEERSKLTHKLHKQVYECIEKKDVSGVDRLVDEIHSDQMPFWKSIHGTY
- a CDS encoding TRAP transporter large permease, with the protein product MAFLILGLFLAFLLIVNTPIGFALGICSLLQLILKGSYSLIVAPQKIYNGIDSFPLLAIPFFLLAASLMTEGGLTPRIIAIFNAMFGWIRGSLAITNIGVSMFFAGVSGSAVADTSSVGAVLIPAMNDEGYEPPFSAAVTASSSICGPIIPPSIPLIIYGVVARVSIFGLFLGGAIPGLILGLSLIAIAYVISRIRKYHKYHEFSFSEVFETLKNGIWALIMPIILVGGIIGGVFTVTELAAVTAVYAFVVGFFVYREIRLSRLLDIFVRVSIDSAVIMIIVGLSNIFAFSLTIEHIPEAFSAFITSITSNRIVLLVLINIIVLIAGMFIDSTPATIILVPILLPLAQSLGISPLHFGVILVFNLMMGLLTPPVCLCLMISAKIARCGLWPAMRESIPFFLVMVVILFLLTFFPPLAEYLPSLVFG
- a CDS encoding TRAP transporter small permease, with translation MRLLRYYKSFSENLYLGSKYAVALLLAGTVTCIFFQVIFRYVFDSPLTWSEELSRIFFVWMCLIGSGIASRNIEHMSIDVFVKKFPVQWQRVLGIFISGILVIFMVIVIIYGLKLVVVTKTQISSGTRIPVSFLYLSVPVGFGLMLLYTLEAMMNLLTES
- a CDS encoding TRAP transporter substrate-binding protein — protein: MKIASKILIVAVAFAFATTFALSVDTPDSFAKPIKIRIGHVNQPGSLRARLTKLYTILAKQRLGDKVEFEIFGGGTLGGYKEMFEMVKTGSLECVAESIGTLEPWSPLGGIEAVPYLYRDLNDFRKFWRSPLAREFLDQLAKESGFVFIGVHWPGFKVLTTRKPVRTPEDLKAIKLRVPNMPTFISSWKAMGANVTPMAFVEVFSALQQGVIDGQNNTLSTSYDSGFGEVCKYIVLTDDTVEPLGWIYDAKYFSSLPADVQKGLKEAAAEAGHWHELSILLSNAEYIEKFKRQGCKIIVPDRKAFMEKAKNARYNPELQEWVEKIRQYMGT